A single region of the Corallococcus caeni genome encodes:
- a CDS encoding LodA/GoxA family CTQ-dependent oxidase, with amino-acid sequence MSESQAITQFAIYPSIGVARVGNSPDGYFFGPELPGAPRDRGAYRDTSGRIKRQAARFRVYGLDARGQVVKEITADDAHITWKVEVANKKAAWFDFDQALDIPESQGLVVGTPGIASILRNANVKGPERASLAITPPAATIAGKSINALGAEASFALTGRFMNKSVYLGELRTDAEGRLVFLGGRGEAASFDGQPATTFANNTGWHDDISDGPVDATVEYAGKTYQAKGAWVLVGPPDYAPGVQSIVTGWDLLFQVATEIDPSRMPERPKFSEHIHPLLRRFTLNQWVNAGFARDFGFGTPNDFTDPALAARLNDPSDASRSLRFSIFNGFRNANYDHPQPAALPAYYGDGTTLNTTQTGPREWMAILPTQYKWLEQWAEGDFVADGPPKAPPAWTSLSAAEQVRGIDRAVLDEVLGGPFHPGAEFTWPMRHAMLYAEPFRIKRRAAPEPDWGPQLISSIALMRGGPLDGSTAGDLTRWMATPWQTDTSSCLSAYVPYVDDYLPTFWPARVPNDVLSEEQYQKVMDPKTPANEKERVLAFDQRVKWLRGIRYPMKPTYPPQIYPSKEAINKFVREWAQVGIIEALPGPGGPLPGQLWVETGRQVEHSQPAMTALRPIWASED; translated from the coding sequence ATGAGCGAATCGCAGGCGATCACGCAGTTCGCCATCTATCCGTCGATTGGCGTCGCGAGGGTTGGCAACAGCCCGGATGGGTATTTCTTCGGGCCCGAACTGCCCGGCGCCCCGCGTGACCGGGGCGCCTACCGCGACACGAGCGGCCGCATCAAACGACAAGCCGCTCGCTTCCGCGTCTACGGGCTCGATGCGCGGGGTCAGGTCGTCAAGGAGATCACGGCCGACGACGCCCACATCACCTGGAAGGTCGAGGTCGCCAACAAGAAGGCCGCGTGGTTCGACTTCGACCAGGCGCTCGACATCCCCGAGTCACAGGGCCTCGTCGTCGGCACTCCGGGCATCGCGAGCATCCTGCGCAACGCGAACGTGAAGGGGCCCGAGCGCGCGAGCCTGGCCATCACCCCGCCCGCCGCCACCATCGCCGGCAAGAGCATCAACGCGCTGGGCGCCGAGGCCTCCTTCGCGCTCACCGGCCGCTTCATGAACAAGTCGGTCTACCTGGGTGAGCTCCGCACCGACGCCGAGGGCCGACTGGTGTTCCTGGGTGGCCGTGGTGAGGCGGCGAGCTTCGATGGCCAGCCAGCGACCACGTTCGCCAACAACACCGGCTGGCACGATGACATCTCCGATGGACCGGTCGACGCGACCGTCGAGTACGCGGGCAAGACCTACCAGGCGAAGGGGGCCTGGGTCCTCGTCGGACCGCCCGACTACGCGCCCGGCGTGCAGTCCATCGTCACCGGCTGGGACCTGCTGTTCCAGGTCGCGACGGAGATCGATCCCTCCCGGATGCCCGAGCGTCCGAAGTTCTCCGAGCACATCCATCCCCTGCTCCGGCGGTTCACGCTCAACCAGTGGGTGAACGCGGGCTTCGCGCGTGACTTCGGCTTTGGCACGCCCAATGACTTCACGGACCCCGCGCTCGCCGCACGCCTCAACGACCCCTCCGACGCTTCGCGCTCACTGCGCTTCAGCATCTTCAACGGGTTCAGGAACGCCAATTACGACCATCCCCAGCCGGCCGCCCTGCCCGCCTACTACGGCGACGGGACGACGCTCAACACCACGCAGACCGGTCCCCGCGAGTGGATGGCCATCCTGCCGACGCAATACAAGTGGCTCGAACAGTGGGCGGAAGGCGACTTCGTGGCCGACGGGCCGCCCAAGGCACCTCCCGCCTGGACGAGCTTGAGCGCGGCGGAACAGGTGCGGGGCATCGACCGCGCCGTGCTCGACGAGGTGCTCGGCGGGCCCTTCCACCCCGGCGCGGAGTTCACCTGGCCCATGCGCCACGCGATGCTCTACGCGGAGCCGTTCCGCATCAAGCGCCGCGCCGCTCCCGAACCCGACTGGGGCCCCCAGCTCATCTCCTCCATCGCGCTCATGCGCGGCGGCCCGCTGGATGGCTCGACGGCGGGCGACCTCACCCGCTGGATGGCGACGCCGTGGCAGACGGACACCTCGTCGTGCCTGTCAGCCTACGTGCCCTACGTCGACGACTACCTGCCGACGTTCTGGCCCGCGCGCGTGCCCAACGACGTGCTCAGCGAGGAGCAATACCAGAAGGTGATGGACCCGAAGACGCCCGCCAATGAGAAGGAGCGGGTGCTCGCCTTCGACCAGCGCGTGAAGTGGCTGCGCGGCATCCGCTACCCGATGAAGCCGACCTACCCGCCGCAGATCTACCCCTCGAAGGAAGCCATCAACAAGTTCGTCCGTGAGTGGGCGCAGGTTGGCATCATCGAAGCGTTGCCCGGACCGGGTGGCCCGCTGCCCGGCCAGCTCTGGGTGGAGACAGGCCGGCAGGTGGAACACAGCCAGCCGGCGATGACGGCGCTCCGCCCCATCTGGGCCTCCGAAGACTGA
- a CDS encoding LysR family transcriptional regulator has translation MIGYDLLQMDDLPETAELIAFVRVVDTHSLSRAAKELRLPRSTVGRRLQRLEERLGIRLLKRTTRRQALTDAGAEFYQHARHSVEALERARAIVQRPSGKVEGRVRISVPTGAPDILGELFGQFSLRHPDVVLEVDASNTHVDLIHGGFDLALRAGPVASTPLNLVSRKLGANTLVCVATPAYLARAGTPKRATDLRRHACLSPFVRGETPTLSWPRLNGGSVRIHPRMTSNDMFVLLGAARTSLGIALIPDFLAQAEVAAGTLVRVLARHIGAQTPMSVVYHERELMPFAVRTLIDFIVETGLPTRQCEASGVARAKDPQRPRQR, from the coding sequence ATGATTGGCTATGATTTGCTCCAAATGGACGACCTACCGGAGACAGCCGAACTGATCGCCTTCGTGCGCGTGGTCGACACGCACTCGCTCTCACGCGCCGCGAAGGAGCTGCGCCTGCCGCGCTCGACCGTTGGACGGCGCTTGCAACGGCTCGAAGAACGCCTCGGCATCCGCCTCCTCAAACGCACGACCCGAAGACAGGCGCTCACCGACGCGGGCGCCGAGTTCTACCAGCACGCGCGCCACTCGGTCGAAGCACTCGAGCGTGCGCGCGCCATCGTCCAGCGGCCGAGTGGCAAGGTAGAGGGCCGGGTGCGCATCTCCGTTCCTACCGGAGCTCCCGACATCCTGGGGGAGCTCTTCGGTCAGTTCTCGTTGCGCCATCCCGACGTCGTACTGGAGGTGGACGCCAGCAATACGCACGTCGATTTGATTCACGGCGGATTTGACCTCGCGCTGCGCGCCGGTCCCGTCGCGTCGACGCCGCTCAACCTGGTGTCACGGAAGTTGGGTGCGAACACGCTGGTCTGCGTGGCGACGCCTGCGTATCTGGCAAGAGCAGGAACTCCCAAGCGCGCCACGGACCTGCGCAGGCACGCTTGCTTGAGTCCGTTCGTGCGCGGAGAAACGCCCACGCTGAGCTGGCCGCGCCTCAATGGGGGCAGCGTGCGCATTCATCCGCGCATGACTTCCAACGACATGTTCGTGCTGCTCGGCGCGGCACGCACCAGCCTTGGCATCGCGCTGATCCCCGATTTCCTGGCGCAGGCAGAGGTCGCTGCCGGCACGCTGGTGAGGGTTCTCGCCAGGCACATCGGCGCGCAGACGCCCATGTCGGTTGTCTACCACGAGCGCGAACTGATGCCGTTCGCCGTGCGCACGCTCATCGACTTCATCGTCGAAACGGGGCTCCCCACCCGCCAATGTGAAGCATCAGGTGTCGCGCGCGCGAAAGATCCGCAACGCCCGCGACAGCGCTGA
- a CDS encoding DoxX family protein, translated as MRTKLLYWVPTGLLAAMFLMSGAFNVTHQPHVMQVSARLGYPGYVATLLGVWKLLAAVTLVFGSRWPRLKEWAFAGLFFNLSGAVFSHVASNDTVASSVPAGALLVLTGITYAAQRRFGPASSALKTT; from the coding sequence ATGAGAACGAAACTCCTGTACTGGGTGCCTACCGGCTTGCTGGCGGCGATGTTCCTGATGTCCGGCGCCTTCAACGTCACCCACCAGCCCCATGTGATGCAGGTCTCGGCGCGTCTGGGCTACCCCGGCTACGTGGCCACGCTCCTCGGAGTCTGGAAGCTGCTCGCCGCAGTCACCCTGGTGTTCGGCTCGCGTTGGCCGCGCTTGAAGGAATGGGCGTTCGCGGGCCTGTTCTTCAACCTCAGCGGTGCGGTCTTCTCTCACGTAGCCTCCAATGACACCGTCGCCAGCAGTGTGCCCGCGGGCGCACTGCTTGTTCTGACTGGCATCACCTACGCGGCGCAGCGACGGTTCGGCCCTGCCAGTTCGGCGCTGAAGACGACGTAG